The following are encoded together in the Mycolicibacterium arabiense genome:
- a CDS encoding Mrp/NBP35 family ATP-binding protein codes for MSSTPSELETAVRAALNKVIDPELRRPITEVGMVKNVTVDDSSGVHVEIFLTTSACPKKTEITDRVTSAVSDVPGTGAVKVTLDVMNDEQRTELRKLLRGDSREPVIPFAQPGSLTRVYAVASGKGGVGKSSVTVNLAAAMAARGLAVGVLDADIYGHSVPRMIGTDERPTQVDSMILPPVAHDVKVISIAMFTQGNTPVVWRGPMLHRALQQFLADVYWGDLDVLLLDLPPGTGDIAISVSQLIPGAEILVVTTPQLAAAEVAERAGAIALQTRQRIAGVVENMSGLLMPDGTTMALFGEGGGQKVAERLSLAVGADVPLLGQVPIDPALVSAGDSGTPLVLSAPDSPAGKELRKVADALSSRKRGLAGMSLGLDPAGR; via the coding sequence ATGTCCTCTACACCCAGCGAACTCGAAACGGCGGTGCGCGCCGCCCTCAACAAGGTGATCGACCCCGAACTGCGGCGTCCGATCACCGAGGTCGGGATGGTCAAGAACGTCACCGTCGACGATTCGTCGGGCGTGCACGTCGAGATCTTCCTGACCACGTCGGCCTGCCCCAAGAAGACCGAGATCACCGACCGAGTGACCAGCGCCGTCTCCGACGTGCCCGGCACCGGCGCGGTGAAGGTCACCCTCGACGTGATGAACGACGAGCAGCGCACCGAACTGCGCAAGCTGTTGCGCGGCGATTCGCGTGAACCCGTGATCCCGTTCGCTCAGCCCGGATCCCTGACGCGCGTGTATGCCGTCGCCTCTGGCAAGGGCGGGGTCGGCAAGTCCAGCGTCACCGTGAACCTCGCCGCTGCGATGGCAGCCCGTGGGCTGGCGGTCGGCGTGCTCGACGCCGACATCTACGGCCACTCGGTGCCCCGCATGATCGGCACCGACGAGCGTCCCACCCAGGTCGACTCGATGATCCTGCCGCCCGTGGCGCACGACGTGAAGGTCATCTCGATCGCGATGTTCACCCAGGGCAACACGCCCGTGGTGTGGCGCGGTCCGATGCTGCACCGTGCGCTGCAGCAGTTCCTCGCCGACGTGTACTGGGGCGACCTGGACGTGCTGCTGCTCGACCTGCCGCCCGGCACCGGTGACATCGCCATCTCGGTGTCGCAGTTGATCCCCGGCGCCGAGATCCTGGTGGTCACCACGCCGCAGCTGGCAGCAGCCGAGGTCGCCGAGCGGGCGGGCGCGATCGCGCTGCAGACCCGTCAGCGCATCGCAGGCGTGGTCGAGAACATGTCCGGTCTGCTGATGCCCGACGGCACCACCATGGCGCTGTTCGGGGAGGGCGGCGGACAGAAGGTGGCCGAGCGCCTGTCCCTGGCCGTCGGCGCCGACGTGCCGCTGCTGGGCCAGGTACCGATCGATCCCGCGCTCGTCTCGGCGGGTGACTCGGGGACGCCGCTGGTGCTCAGTGCGCCGGATTCACCGGCCGGCAAGGAATTGCGCAAGGTCGCCGACGCCCTGTCGTCGCGCAAGCGCGGCCTCGCGGGCATGTCGCTCGGACTGGACCCCGCGGGCCGCTAG